The Candidatus Binataceae bacterium genomic interval CGAGCTCGACGGCGGCGAGATGGTGATCAAGTGGGGGCGCAACGGCGAGTTCCTCGCCTGCTCCAACTACCCCAAGTGCACCAACACCAAGGAGTTCACCCGCGACGACCAGGGCAACATCGTGCCGCAGGAACGCCAGGCGCTGTCGACCGAACCGACCGACGAGGTCTGCGAGAAGTGCGGCAAGCCGATGGTGCGGCGGCGCTCGCGCTTCGGCGAGTTTCTCGGATGCTCGGGCTATCCGGATTGCGATGGGATCCGGCGGCTCAAATCGGATCCTGTCAGCACGGGCGTAAGCTGCCCGGATTGCAAAGAGGGCGAGGTGCTGGAACGGCGGAGCCGGCGCGGCAAGCTGTTCTTCGGATGCTCGCGCTACCCCAAGTGCAAGTTCGCGAGCTGGGACAAGGTCGTGGCGCAAGCGTGTCCGCAGTGCGGTTCGGCCTACGTCGTCGAGAAGGTGACCAAGCGCGAGGGCGCGCGCTGGCAATGTCCCAACAAGGAGTGCGACTACCGCGCGCCGGCGCCGGCGGCCGCGGCTCCCGACGGCAGCGCTCCTGAACCGGCGCCAGCAAGCGCGTAGGCGGCTTCAGAAACATTCGCCGAGCGGGTAAGCGCGGAGTTCCGCCGCATTATTTCCTCGTTACGATTTTCTCCGAGCTTGCCGCGGCGCGTGCGGGCAGGCTAGCCTTTTCGCGAACAGCAACCCGTAACCGCTCGCGATAACTACTCTCGGTGACCACTAGGATCGTAAACGTAATTGGCGCGGGACTGGCGGGCAGCGAAGCCGCGTGGCAGCTCGCCCGCCGCGGCCTCGGCGTGCGCCTGTTCGAGATGCGCCCCGTCCGCATGACCGAAGCGCATCGGACCGCGCTTTTCGGCGAGCTGGTGTGCTCGAATTCGCTGCGCAGCAACTCGATGGACACCGCGGTCGGCGTACTCAAGGAGGAGATGCGCCGGCTGGGTTCGCAGGTAATCGCGGCCGCCGATCGCGCTCGCGTCCCTGCGGGTTCGGCGCTGGCGGTGGATCGCGACGAATTCGCGCGCGCACTGACCGATGCGCTGACCGGCCATCCGCTGGTCGAGGTCGTGCGCGAAGAGGTCACCGCGATTCCCGCCGGGCCGACTATCCTCGCGAGCGGCCCGCTCACCAGCCCGGCTCTGGAAGCCGACCTCAACCGCCTCGTCGGCGCGCGCCATCTCTATTTCTACGACGCGATCGCGCCCGTGGTGAGCGCGGAATCGATCGACATGGAAATCGCTTTCCGCGCCTCGCGATGGGGCCGCGGCGGCGACGACTATATCAACTGCCCGCTCGATGAGATCGAGTACGACGCCTTCGTGGCCGCGCTGCTCGCGGCGGAAAAGGTCGCCGCGCATCCTTTCGAGCGCCCGGTCTACTTCGAAGGCTGCATGCCGATCGAGGAGATGGCGCGGCGCGGGCCGCGGACGCTCGCGTTCGGCCCGATGCGCCCGGTGGGGCTCGACGATCCGCGCCGGGCCCGCCGTCCGTACGCGGTCGTGCAGTTGCGCCAGGACGACCGCGCGGCGCGCCTGTACAACATGGTCGGCTTTCAGACCAAGATGACCTACCCCGAGCAGCGCCGCGTGCTGAGGATGATCCCCGGGCTCGCGCGCGCCGAGTTCGTGCGCCTCGGCTCGCTCCATCGCAATACCTTTATCGATTCGCCGCGCCTGCTGCGGCCGACGCTGCAACTGATCGGACGCGACGATCTCTTCCTGGCCGGCCAGATGATCGGCGTCGAAGGCTACGTCGAGTCGGCCGCCGCGGGTCTGCTCGCGGCGCTCAATGTGGCAAATCTGATCAACGGCCGCCCGTTCGCGGTGCCGCCGCCGACCACCGCGCTCGGCTCGCTCGTCGCCTACGTCACCGACCCCGGCCGCCGCGACTTTCAGCCGATGAACGCCAACTACGGCCTGATGCCCGAGCTCGGAACGCGCGCTCGCGGCAAGCAGAAGAAGATGGACCTGGCGGCGCGCGCGCTTGCCGCGATCGACGGCTTTGCCACCGCGTCCGCGGGCCTCGAGTCCGCCGCCGCGCCGCTCCTTTGGGAGGCTCCATGAAGATCGGCGCGCTCGACGTTGGCACCAATACGGTCCTGATGCTGGTGGCCGAGGCGGCGGCCGGCGGCGGCCCGCGCCGCGTGATCGATCTCGCTCGCGTCACGCGGCTTGGCCAGGGCGTCGACCGCAACCATCGCCTCGACCCGCAGGCTGCCGAGCGCTCGCTCGATGCGATCGCGGAATTCGCCGAACAGGCGCGGGCCGCGGGCGCCGAGAAGATCGTGGCCGCCGGCACCGCGACGCTGCGCGATGCCGCGGACGGCCCGGACTTTATCCGCCGCGTGCGCGAGCGCACCGGAATCGATCTGGAAATCGTCTCGGGCGAGACCGAAGCTTGGCTTTCCTACCTTGCGGTCCTCAAGGGGCTGCGCCTCGATCCCTCGCAATGCGTGCTCATCATCGATATCGGCGGCGGTTCGACCGAATTCATCGGCGCCGGCGGCGGCCCTGTCGAGTTCATCAGCGCCGGTTCCGCGAAGCTTAAGATGACAAGCCTGCAGATCGGCTCGGTGCGCCTCACCGAGCGAATCATCAGCCACGATCCTCCTACGCCGCGTGAGGCCGCAGATCTCCGCCTGGCGATCGACGCCGAGCTCGCGCAATTGGGATGGAAGCTCGATACCGACCTGCTGGTCGGAATCGCCGGCACCGTCACGACGGTTTGCGCGGTTGCGCTCGGGATGGAGACCTACGATCCGGATCGCGTGCATGGCCACGTTCTCGCGCGCAGCGAGGTCGAGCGCGTCCTGCGCTTGTTCGGCTCGATGCCGCTTGCGGAGCGCCGCAAGCTCAAGGGCCTCGACCCCGCGCGCGCGGACGTGATCTTGGCCGGCACCGCGATTCTCGAGCGCGTGATGTGCGAAGCTGGCGTCGAGAGCGTCACCGTTAGCGATCAGGGTGTGCGATGGGGCCTGGTCTGGCGCGAATTGGGCGCCGGCGCGGTTCAACCGCCGTCAAAGTCTTCCTGAACGGCCGATCCCTTTCGCCGCGGAACCGGCGCCGTTGTTTCCGCTCTTGTCGCAACGCGCGCCCGCGGTATAAGGGCTCTAATAGGGTGGCATCCTGGAGGGCACCAACTCATGACCAAGGCCGAACTGATCGAGACCGTCGCCCGTGCGACCCACCTTGAGAAGAAGACCGCGGCGCGCGCGATCGAACTCACCTTCGAGAGCATCGCGCGCGCAATCCGCAAGGATAAGCGCTTCTGGGTCCCCGGCTTCGGCACTTTCTCGGTGCGTCGCCGCCGTCCGCGCGCCGGCTACAACCCGCGCACGCTCAGCCCGATGACGATTCCGGCCGCGCGCACCGTGGGGTTCCGCCCCGCCCCCAAGCTCAAGAAGGGGCTGTAAAAACCCGTGCGACCCGGCCGCCGGCGCATCCCTTCCCGCGCGATTCGTGACCGCTGACCCCCAGAGCAACGCGCCGCCGCTCTCCGCGCCGATCGGGCCCGATGCGCTCGCTACCGCGACGCGTCTTCGCGGACGAAGGCTTGCCGCGGCGGCGCTGCTCGCGCTGGCGATCGCTCTCGGCGGCTGGCTTCGCCTCGACGCGATCGGCGCGCGCGAGATGTCCGCGGATGAAGGAGCGTCGTGGGCAGCCGCCGCGGCGCCGTCGCTCGCCGGCGTGATGCGAATCCAGGCTGCGCTCAATCCCGGCAAGCTCGCCGTTTACGAAATCGCATTGCACGGGTGGATGAAGCTCTTCGGCGGCGGACTGGGCGCGATGCGCACGCTGTCGGCGATCTTCGATACGTTCAACATCGTCGTGGTGTTCATGCTCGTGCGCGAGCTTCTCGTGAAGCGGCCTTCGGCGAAACAAAATCAAGACGCGGCGTTGGGCGCAATGCCATATGCCGAGGCCCAAGCGGTGGCGGCGCTTGCCGCTCTCCTTTTCGCCGTCAATCTGGTGGCGATCAAGTACGCGCGCGAGCTGCGGATGTATCCGCTGGCCCTGCTGGTCGTTTTGCTCCAGGTCTGGATCTTCGTCCGCGTCGTGCGACGCGGGCCTGCACTCTTCGATCTCGCGCTGCTCGCCGTGCTGACCGCGCTCGCGGTCGCAACGCACTTCAGTGCCGCCTTCATGTTCGCGGCCGAGGCGCTTTGCCTGGCTGCAGCGCCGCTGATATGGCCGCGAGGCGGGCGATACCCACTGGCCACAGCTTTTGCGATCGGCGGCGCGTTCGGCGCGGGCGCCGCTATATTTCTGCTGGTCGCCTTGCCCGATCTGCGCTCGGGAGCTCAAGCGTTTGCCAACGGCGCGACGGGATGGATCGAGCGGCCGCGATGGTGGGCGCCGCTTTCGCTGTTCAACAAGGGCGCGGGCAGCGTCGCTTTCCCGGTGATGGCCGCGCTTGCGGTATGGGGCGCGTGGCGGGGATGGGCGCGTGCGCGCGAAGCAACCGCGTTCGCCCTCGCATGGATGTGGCTGCCGCCGCTGCTGATGCTTGCCGCTTCGTACGGCTTCTCGCCGATGTTCGTCGAACGCTACGCGCTATGGTGCTTCGTGCCGTTCTTCATGCTGGCCGCGCTCGGCGCCTGGGAAGTCCCTGGCGCGCCGGCGCGCGCGCTCGCGATCGGCGTGGCGGTTTGCCTTGCGCTCGCGCATCTCCACGCATACGCACGGCGTCCGCACGATACGCAATGGCGCGAGGCGGCCCGCGCTGCCGCCGGCGCGCTGGCGCCGGGAGAGAAGATCGCCGTCGCGCCGCCATACGCGGTCAACGCGGTGCGCTACTATCTGCACGTTACGCAGGCTGCCGGCGCCGCCGTGCCGGCGGATGACGCTGGCGTGCGCGGGGGCACCGCTGGCGTCCTGGTCATCGGCGATCAGTGGAATGCGCACGCGGAAGTTGCGACACTGCGCAAAGGCTATCCGCGCCCGATCGCGGCCTTCCGCGATGTGCGCGTGTGCGGCCGCGGCACGCCTGCGCGATGAAGCGCGAAGTCCTAGGTGAGACCGAGCGCGAGCAAATCACGAGGGGAGAACGCGATGAGCGATCAGAGCCAGCCGGTGAGTCAACTGAAACAGCAGCAACGTATCGATTGGAATGCGGCGGCCGCCGGATGGAAACAATGGTGGAGCGTCTTCGAACGCGCGGCGCAGCACGTCAGCGACCGCCTGATCGAACTTGCCGAGGTGCGCGCGGGTTATCGGGTTGCCGACCTCGCCACCGGAATCGGCGAGCCCGCGATTACCGCGGCGCGGCGCGTCGGCGCGGGCGGCCGCGTCGTCGCATTCGATCACTCCTCGGGGATGCTCGCGGTGGCGCGCGAGCGCGCTTCGGCGCTGGGACTCGATAACCTGGTCGAGTTTCACGTCGGCGATATCGAATCGCTGGAGGCCGACGAGCACAGCTTCGACGCCGCGCTCTGCCGCTGGGGCCTGATGTTCGTGCCCGACCTCGATTCTGCCGCGCGCGGAATTCGCCGCGCACTCAAGCCCGGCGCTCGCTTCGCGACTGCCGTCTGGTCGACGCCGGACAAGGTGCCGATGATAAGCCTCGCCGGCGACGCGATGCGCGCGCTGGCCGGCCTGCCGCCGCGCCAGCCCGGCGCGCTCGATCCCTTTCGGCTTGCCGACGTATCGATCCTGACGCGCGCGCTCGAAGCCGCAGGCTTCGGCGAGGTGCGCAGCGAACCGCTAGAGGTGGTCTTCGAATTTGCCTCGTCCGACGAGTTCACCCGCTTCCGCGAAGGCGTGTCCGCTCCGCTGCGCGCGGTGCTGGAGCAGGTCACGCCCGAGGTGCGCGAAAAGATCATGCGCGCGACGGCGGATGCGGCTGCGCCCTTTCGCCGTCCCGACGGCTCGCTCAGGATGCCGAACGTGACAATCTGCGTTGCAGCGCGCGCGTAAGCGGCGCAGCCGCTGCGCCCAAGCGATGCGGCCTGGCGGCGAATCTGCTAGTTTCGAGGCGGTTGCGCCGCTTGCGCGGCGTCAGTCGCCCAGGCGGCGCGGCAGGTGATGAAGACCAGGGGGGAGGAGCGCGCGGTATCGCCGGACAGCTCCGTCGATTCTCCGGCGGCGGCACGTGCGGCCGAGCTTCACGGGTCGGCCGCCGCGGAAGCTTCCAGGCGCGCCCGCAACTC includes:
- the trmFO gene encoding methylenetetrahydrofolate--tRNA-(uracil(54)-C(5))-methyltransferase (FADH(2)-oxidizing) TrmFO, which produces MTTRIVNVIGAGLAGSEAAWQLARRGLGVRLFEMRPVRMTEAHRTALFGELVCSNSLRSNSMDTAVGVLKEEMRRLGSQVIAAADRARVPAGSALAVDRDEFARALTDALTGHPLVEVVREEVTAIPAGPTILASGPLTSPALEADLNRLVGARHLYFYDAIAPVVSAESIDMEIAFRASRWGRGGDDYINCPLDEIEYDAFVAALLAAEKVAAHPFERPVYFEGCMPIEEMARRGPRTLAFGPMRPVGLDDPRRARRPYAVVQLRQDDRAARLYNMVGFQTKMTYPEQRRVLRMIPGLARAEFVRLGSLHRNTFIDSPRLLRPTLQLIGRDDLFLAGQMIGVEGYVESAAAGLLAALNVANLINGRPFAVPPPTTALGSLVAYVTDPGRRDFQPMNANYGLMPELGTRARGKQKKMDLAARALAAIDGFATASAGLESAAAPLLWEAP
- a CDS encoding Ppx/GppA phosphatase family protein, with the translated sequence MKIGALDVGTNTVLMLVAEAAAGGGPRRVIDLARVTRLGQGVDRNHRLDPQAAERSLDAIAEFAEQARAAGAEKIVAAGTATLRDAADGPDFIRRVRERTGIDLEIVSGETEAWLSYLAVLKGLRLDPSQCVLIIDIGGGSTEFIGAGGGPVEFISAGSAKLKMTSLQIGSVRLTERIISHDPPTPREAADLRLAIDAELAQLGWKLDTDLLVGIAGTVTTVCAVALGMETYDPDRVHGHVLARSEVERVLRLFGSMPLAERRKLKGLDPARADVILAGTAILERVMCEAGVESVTVSDQGVRWGLVWRELGAGAVQPPSKSS
- a CDS encoding HU family DNA-binding protein, whose translation is MTKAELIETVARATHLEKKTAARAIELTFESIARAIRKDKRFWVPGFGTFSVRRRRPRAGYNPRTLSPMTIPAARTVGFRPAPKLKKGL
- a CDS encoding methyltransferase domain-containing protein, with amino-acid sequence MSDQSQPVSQLKQQQRIDWNAAAAGWKQWWSVFERAAQHVSDRLIELAEVRAGYRVADLATGIGEPAITAARRVGAGGRVVAFDHSSGMLAVARERASALGLDNLVEFHVGDIESLEADEHSFDAALCRWGLMFVPDLDSAARGIRRALKPGARFATAVWSTPDKVPMISLAGDAMRALAGLPPRQPGALDPFRLADVSILTRALEAAGFGEVRSEPLEVVFEFASSDEFTRFREGVSAPLRAVLEQVTPEVREKIMRATADAAAPFRRPDGSLRMPNVTICVAARA